The Pseudorhodobacter turbinis genome contains a region encoding:
- a CDS encoding GNAT family N-acetyltransferase has product MISIVAESPLGPDLDLLMARHTADMHADTPPDSIHMMDAGQLAVPAVSFFVMRDNGVPVGMGAFKRIDDTHAEIKSMHILVEARGRGLSKRMLSHLVDEARASGLRRLSLETGIQPTFVAARALYEKAGFILCPPFEGYSEDPNSIFLTITL; this is encoded by the coding sequence ATGATTTCCATCGTTGCAGAGAGCCCCTTGGGGCCGGATCTGGACTTGCTAATGGCCCGCCATACGGCGGATATGCATGCAGATACCCCTCCTGATAGCATCCATATGATGGACGCAGGCCAGCTGGCCGTGCCTGCGGTCTCATTTTTCGTGATGCGCGATAATGGTGTTCCGGTCGGCATGGGGGCTTTCAAGCGGATTGACGACACGCATGCCGAGATAAAGTCGATGCATATTCTGGTCGAAGCCCGCGGCCGTGGCCTGTCCAAACGTATGTTGTCGCATTTGGTGGATGAGGCGCGTGCAAGCGGCCTTCGCAGGCTAAGCCTAGAGACCGGCATACAGCCCACATTTGTTGCCGCGCGTGCACTTTACGAAAAAGCGGGCTTTATCCTGTGCCCCCCGTTCGAGGGCTATAGCGAAGATCCCAACAGCATCTTTCTTACAATTACACTTTGA
- a CDS encoding MerR family transcriptional regulator: MYSISERSKRTKVKVPTVRYYEGMGLMPEAERTEGNQRRYDKTGLERLSFIRHARDLGFSIEAISSLIELQEHPDKSCEAANEIATSQLAHVREKIKRLKTLEQELSRIAKGCHGGGVSEDCYVLASLADHGLCDREH, translated from the coding sequence ATGTATTCTATCAGCGAACGGTCAAAGCGCACCAAGGTCAAAGTTCCCACGGTTCGCTACTATGAGGGCATGGGACTTATGCCAGAGGCGGAACGCACCGAGGGGAACCAAAGACGATACGACAAGACCGGATTGGAACGGCTCAGCTTTATCCGCCACGCACGTGATCTGGGGTTCTCGATAGAGGCGATCTCTTCCCTGATCGAGCTCCAGGAACACCCCGACAAGTCCTGCGAAGCCGCGAACGAAATCGCAACTTCGCAGCTTGCCCATGTGCGCGAGAAGATCAAACGCCTAAAGACCTTGGAGCAGGAACTTAGCCGGATTGCCAAGGGCTGTCACGGAGGCGGCGTCTCGGAAGATTGCTACGTGCTCGCCTCTTTGGCTGATCATGGCCTTTGTGACAGGGAGCACTGA
- a CDS encoding ABC transporter substrate-binding protein has translation MQFMRHILPTILLAAALLMAWQAYCTLAAVSPLLLPAPDLQICQARPMQALVAGRADFTLEVATWKGVNGVLLGRQKSYFTYADYGIPDQQNGYIGTRAEVLQEDAEMVAAFMQATQQGYEWAADHPAQAADMLMAAGEFPNPALVGASIQSIVGGGYLRDGDTAVGTIDADRFAAMARFLFDSGVLKDTTGTPLEWPGDVSAWFDQSWLAD, from the coding sequence ATGCAGTTCATGCGACATATTCTGCCGACCATTTTGCTTGCCGCGGCGCTTTTGATGGCGTGGCAAGCCTATTGCACGCTGGCCGCCGTGTCACCGCTGCTGCTGCCCGCACCCGACCTGCAGATCTGTCAGGCAAGACCTATGCAGGCGTTGGTGGCGGGCAGGGCCGATTTCACCCTTGAAGTGGCGACTTGGAAGGGGGTGAATGGCGTGCTTTTGGGGCGTCAGAAATCCTATTTCACCTATGCCGATTACGGTATCCCCGATCAACAAAACGGCTATATCGGCACCCGCGCGGAGGTGTTGCAAGAGGATGCCGAAATGGTGGCCGCATTTATGCAAGCAACGCAGCAGGGCTATGAATGGGCGGCCGACCACCCGGCGCAGGCGGCGGACATGTTGATGGCAGCAGGCGAATTTCCGAACCCGGCTTTGGTTGGCGCCTCTATTCAAAGCATCGTTGGCGGCGGCTATTTGCGGGATGGTGATACGGCGGTTGGCACGATCGATGCAGATCGTTTTGCCGCGATGGCACGGTTCCTTTTTGACAGTGGTGTCCTCAAGGACACGACCGGCACACCGCTGGAATGGCCGGGGGATGTTTCGGCGTGGTTCGATCAAAGCTGGCTGGCGGATTGA
- a CDS encoding YkoF family thiamine/hydroxymethylpyrimidine-binding protein, with amino-acid sequence MFIGAQVSLYPMTSDFVGVITSGLAALTPYQDKLRVETDDISTLMVGAPDPLIDAIRDLFAATARRPDHVTMHVTLSRGCPGEPDDPSCRCDTLARAQDQSLEDRKSLALAAVRAAPDLEATIDVLGQDRHMDEIYGCIDFLKASGTFVKPKNFCTRPRGDAGVVFETVRQAFLRFGPAEGHVTIDLTASANSPSLG; translated from the coding sequence ATGTTTATAGGCGCGCAAGTGTCGCTTTATCCGATGACGTCAGATTTTGTTGGCGTTATCACATCGGGGCTCGCGGCCCTTACACCCTATCAAGACAAGCTGCGGGTTGAGACGGACGACATTTCGACCTTGATGGTCGGTGCGCCTGATCCGCTGATTGATGCCATTCGCGATCTATTTGCTGCCACCGCGCGTCGCCCCGATCATGTTACGATGCATGTCACCCTGTCGCGTGGTTGTCCGGGTGAGCCTGACGATCCAAGCTGTCGTTGTGACACGCTGGCCCGTGCACAAGATCAATCCCTTGAGGACCGCAAATCGCTTGCGCTTGCGGCGGTGCGCGCAGCCCCAGATCTTGAGGCCACGATCGATGTGCTGGGGCAAGACAGGCATATGGATGAAATCTATGGCTGCATCGATTTCCTGAAGGCGTCAGGTACATTCGTGAAACCCAAGAACTTCTGCACGCGCCCGCGTGGTGATGCGGGCGTGGTATTTGAGACTGTGCGGCAAGCGTTCTTACGGTTCGGTCCTGCCGAGGGTCATGTCACGATCGATCTGACGGCCTCGGCCAACAGCCCCAGCCTCGGCTAA
- a CDS encoding peroxidase-related enzyme (This protein belongs to a clade of uncharacterized proteins related to peroxidases such as the alkylhydroperoxidase AhpD.): MRIKGGQSRANCELGALGASLVNGCKYCAYVPADHHATESGSSDVIYGIWTRNRDRLSLRDAAILAFAEALSATPVAATRDHVATLRDAGLSPDEIDNLIHAIAIFCWANRLMHPLGSATLKRKQK, from the coding sequence GTGCGCATCAAAGGCGGCCAGTCGCGGGCAAACTGTGAACTTGGTGCGCTTGGCGCCTCGCTGGTCAACGGCTGCAAATACTGCGCCTATGTTCCTGCGGATCACCATGCGACTGAGAGCGGGTCCTCAGATGTGATATACGGGATCTGGACCCGAAACCGTGACCGGCTGTCGCTGCGGGATGCCGCAATCCTTGCCTTTGCAGAGGCGCTTTCGGCCACACCCGTAGCCGCCACACGTGACCATGTCGCCACGTTGCGCGATGCCGGATTATCGCCGGATGAGATCGACAACCTGATCCACGCAATCGCCATTTTCTGCTGGGCCAATCGCCTGATGCATCCGCTTGGGTCCGCCACGCTGAAGCGCAAACAAAAGTGA
- a CDS encoding DsbA family protein gives MPLWAEERDILDAAVRVDVANAEGMDGARLLAMKESDEIHALWEKSHTEASAAGVFGTPTYVYKSARFWAQDRLEFLDERLNATLWA, from the coding sequence ATGCCCCTATGGGCGGAGGAGCGTGACATTCTGGATGCCGCCGTGCGGGTTGATGTCGCCAATGCCGAAGGTATGGACGGCGCGCGATTGCTCGCGATGAAGGAAAGCGACGAAATCCACGCCCTTTGGGAAAAAAGCCATACCGAGGCCAGCGCCGCAGGCGTGTTTGGCACGCCCACCTATGTCTATAAGAGCGCGCGTTTTTGGGCTCAGGACCGTTTGGAGTTTCTAGATGAAAGGCTGAACGCCACTCTGTGGGCATAA
- the chrA gene encoding chromate efflux transporter, whose translation MTDRLGASEARQTQGSPTEVFWAFLWLGLTSFGGPIAHLGYFRDELVIRRRWLSDQSYADLVALCQFLPGPASSQVGFALGMMRAGWMGAIAAFVAFTLPSALVLSGFAVTAASMSGPIGSGALHGLKIVAVAIVAQAVWGMARTLCPDRARAAIAVLAVILLAFLPAAVGMICAIVVGAVIGLMLGRGTAMSTGGHMAMPVTKVQAGLALATFAVLLVGLPLIAGVSNSLNVVDSFFRAGSLVFGGGHVVLPLLQAEVVDPGWVTADQFLAGYGAAQAVPGPLFAFAAYLGAVLGPEPNGGVGAVLALLALFLPGFLLLIGALPFWDHFRTIPAAQSALQGSNAAVVGILGAALYTPVFTSAVLDMQDFALALLCFVALLVWKAPPWLVVIIAAVGGIGLQLLG comes from the coding sequence ATGACGGACCGACTTGGGGCGAGTGAAGCGCGACAAACGCAGGGATCGCCGACTGAGGTCTTTTGGGCGTTCCTTTGGCTGGGACTGACCAGTTTCGGCGGGCCGATTGCACATCTGGGTTATTTTCGCGATGAGCTGGTGATCCGGCGGCGCTGGCTGTCGGATCAATCATATGCGGATCTTGTGGCACTGTGTCAGTTCCTGCCCGGTCCGGCGTCGTCCCAAGTGGGCTTTGCCTTGGGTATGATGCGGGCAGGTTGGATGGGCGCAATTGCGGCCTTCGTGGCCTTCACCCTGCCGTCCGCCCTCGTACTATCGGGGTTTGCTGTGACGGCGGCGTCGATGTCCGGGCCTATTGGCTCTGGTGCTCTTCACGGGTTGAAGATTGTGGCGGTGGCAATTGTCGCACAAGCGGTCTGGGGCATGGCGCGGACCCTTTGCCCCGACCGCGCGCGTGCAGCTATTGCCGTTCTGGCGGTTATCCTTCTGGCGTTCCTGCCTGCGGCAGTTGGCATGATCTGTGCTATCGTTGTGGGCGCTGTGATCGGCCTGATGCTTGGGCGGGGAACAGCGATGTCGACCGGCGGCCACATGGCAATGCCGGTGACCAAAGTGCAGGCAGGTCTTGCCTTGGCCACTTTCGCCGTGCTGCTGGTCGGTTTGCCCTTGATTGCGGGTGTTTCCAACAGTCTGAATGTGGTGGACAGCTTCTTTCGTGCAGGCTCTTTGGTGTTCGGGGGCGGCCATGTGGTTTTGCCGTTGTTGCAGGCCGAGGTCGTTGATCCGGGCTGGGTCACGGCGGATCAGTTCTTGGCGGGCTATGGGGCCGCGCAGGCAGTCCCGGGGCCGCTCTTTGCTTTCGCAGCTTATCTGGGGGCGGTGCTTGGCCCCGAGCCGAACGGGGGTGTCGGTGCGGTTCTGGCGCTTTTGGCGCTGTTTCTGCCCGGGTTTTTGCTGTTGATAGGGGCTTTGCCGTTCTGGGATCATTTCCGGACCATACCCGCCGCCCAATCAGCGCTCCAGGGGTCGAATGCCGCTGTGGTCGGTATTCTTGGGGCCGCACTCTATACACCGGTTTTCACCAGTGCGGTTCTGGACATGCAGGACTTTGCGCTGGCGCTGCTTTGCTTCGTGGCGCTGCTGGTTTGGAAGGCACCGCCATGGCTGGTCGTGATTATCGCGGCAGTTGGAGGCATTGGATTGCAGCTGCTGGGCTAA
- a CDS encoding ArsR/SmtB family transcription factor, which yields MDDRYVEALKAIAEPHRLRLFWLLLEVNERICVAEAMDVLGETHYNVSRNLKILLKAGLVRAEKDGKWVFYTLNTKDNAFYRSLANTVQTIPAYECEDEIKRCRLRLSLRKDGRCVVGAGSAEWAEISGPATLG from the coding sequence ATGGATGACCGCTACGTCGAAGCGCTGAAGGCCATAGCAGAGCCCCACCGTTTGCGGTTGTTTTGGCTTTTGCTGGAGGTCAATGAGCGTATCTGTGTTGCCGAAGCCATGGATGTGCTGGGAGAGACCCATTACAACGTGTCCCGAAATCTGAAGATCTTGCTGAAAGCGGGGCTTGTGCGCGCCGAGAAAGACGGAAAATGGGTGTTTTATACGTTGAACACCAAGGATAACGCTTTTTACCGCAGCCTTGCAAATACCGTCCAGACGATCCCTGCATATGAGTGTGAGGATGAAATCAAGCGATGTCGTTTGCGGTTGAGCCTGCGCAAAGACGGGCGTTGTGTTGTGGGGGCAGGGAGTGCCGAGTGGGCGGAAATCTCTGGCCCTGCAACACTGGGATAG
- a CDS encoding permease translates to MQENPWTIAIDEFLHVGGALVVIIAFVTVMTGILREYIPQDKLQKKLAKHENRGPLMGALLGTLTPFCSASMVPVVMGMVEMGASMGTIFGFLISAPLCNFVVVALIFATFGLKVTLVYIAITLGGAVLSGYLIGLTPLKHAVRRNISAPAPSCGGVPVPACGGGAPTVASVSCDDAVATSGDMSAPVDCFGGAGVAAHPGLSHADRIRASMPFAWALFKRIIPYVLIGAVISALSAAFLPAEMVEKYVGSDSWSAIPIAAGIGVPLYLRIEMALPLLQVLIAKGMGMGAAMALLIGGTGASLPEIAIISSILKPKAVVAFVFTVLTLAMVGGGLFVVIA, encoded by the coding sequence ATGCAAGAAAACCCGTGGACGATAGCAATAGATGAGTTCCTACATGTCGGTGGCGCACTGGTCGTTATCATCGCATTTGTAACGGTGATGACGGGCATTCTTCGGGAATATATCCCGCAGGACAAGCTGCAGAAGAAACTGGCAAAACACGAGAATCGCGGCCCTTTGATGGGCGCGCTTCTTGGGACGTTGACCCCGTTTTGCAGTGCGTCGATGGTGCCGGTCGTGATGGGAATGGTAGAGATGGGGGCCTCGATGGGGACGATCTTCGGGTTCCTGATCTCTGCGCCCTTGTGCAACTTTGTGGTGGTCGCGCTTATTTTTGCAACCTTCGGCCTTAAAGTCACTCTTGTCTATATTGCCATCACACTCGGTGGGGCGGTTCTTTCGGGGTATTTGATCGGGCTTACGCCATTGAAGCACGCCGTTCGACGCAACATATCCGCGCCTGCACCCAGTTGTGGCGGTGTGCCGGTGCCTGCCTGCGGGGGCGGCGCGCCAACGGTGGCGTCGGTAAGCTGTGATGACGCTGTAGCAACCAGCGGTGACATGTCTGCGCCTGTCGATTGCTTTGGCGGTGCGGGCGTGGCGGCCCATCCCGGACTGTCCCATGCCGACCGTATCCGCGCCTCCATGCCCTTTGCTTGGGCCTTGTTCAAGCGCATCATCCCCTATGTCCTGATCGGTGCCGTGATCAGCGCCCTGTCCGCGGCATTCCTGCCTGCGGAAATGGTTGAAAAATACGTCGGCAGCGATAGCTGGTCTGCGATTCCGATTGCGGCCGGGATTGGTGTTCCGCTCTATCTGCGCATTGAAATGGCGCTGCCCCTGCTTCAGGTGTTGATCGCCAAAGGCATGGGTATGGGGGCCGCCATGGCGCTTTTGATCGGCGGCACAGGGGCCAGTCTGCCCGAGATCGCGATTATCTCCTCAATCCTCAAGCCCAAAGCCGTTGTGGCTTTCGTCTTTACCGTGCTGACGCTTGCCATGGTTGGCGGGGGGCTGTTCGTTGTCATCGCCTGA